One genomic window of Mycolicibacterium neoaurum includes the following:
- a CDS encoding alpha/beta hydrolase, translating into MNLTRGILAASMTLLLVSGCSNAIEGRAVLSAPRPGTPVQWAPCEAGAGESQIPTGAECGLLSVPVDYDKPDGDVAQIAMIRIKATGTKIGTLFINPGGPGESGVKAAASLVGSLPQPVRERFDLVGFDPRGVGASKPALWCNSDEDNDRQRADPTVEYDDAGVAHIEAETKAFVDRCVQKMGDEFLANIGTQSVAKDLDAMRQAVGDEKLTYLGYSYGTRIGATYAELFGGDKVRAMILDGAVDPNADPLEADLRQAKAFQTAFDDYAADCAKDPECPLGTDPAKATEVYKSLVDPLVDSPARTRDPRGLGYSDAVVGTILPLYSPSLWRHLTDALTELRAGRGDTMLALSDLYMGRDADGHYNNSTDVRVAVNCVDEPPITDRDVVIEQDRKLRELAPFMSYGEFTGNAPMGTCSFWPVPPTSEQHELRVQNMPPTLVVSTTNDPATPYQAGVDLARQLGGTLLTYDGTQHTVVFQGDRCVDDISSKYLVDLQVPPVGTRC; encoded by the coding sequence ATGAACCTCACGCGCGGGATTCTCGCCGCCTCGATGACGCTGCTGCTGGTATCCGGATGCAGCAACGCCATCGAAGGTCGCGCCGTGCTCTCCGCCCCGCGGCCCGGCACACCCGTGCAGTGGGCGCCGTGCGAGGCGGGTGCGGGGGAGTCGCAGATCCCCACCGGCGCCGAATGCGGGCTGCTGTCCGTGCCCGTCGACTACGACAAACCCGACGGTGACGTCGCCCAGATAGCGATGATCCGCATCAAGGCCACCGGCACCAAGATCGGCACTCTGTTCATCAATCCCGGCGGTCCCGGTGAATCCGGTGTGAAAGCGGCCGCCTCGCTGGTGGGCAGCCTGCCCCAGCCGGTGCGGGAACGTTTCGACCTGGTCGGCTTCGACCCGCGTGGGGTGGGCGCGTCCAAGCCCGCACTGTGGTGCAACTCCGATGAGGACAACGATCGCCAACGCGCCGACCCGACGGTGGAATACGACGACGCGGGCGTTGCCCATATCGAGGCCGAGACCAAGGCCTTCGTGGACCGCTGTGTGCAGAAGATGGGTGACGAGTTTTTGGCGAACATCGGAACCCAAAGCGTGGCAAAGGATCTGGATGCCATGCGGCAGGCCGTCGGTGACGAGAAGCTGACCTATCTCGGCTACTCCTACGGCACCAGGATCGGCGCCACCTACGCCGAGCTGTTCGGTGGCGACAAGGTGCGCGCGATGATCCTCGACGGCGCGGTCGATCCCAACGCCGACCCGCTGGAGGCCGATCTGCGTCAGGCCAAGGCCTTCCAGACCGCGTTCGACGATTACGCCGCCGACTGCGCCAAGGATCCGGAATGCCCGCTGGGCACCGATCCGGCCAAGGCCACCGAGGTGTACAAGTCGCTGGTCGATCCGCTGGTCGACAGCCCGGCCCGGACCCGCGATCCGCGCGGGCTCGGCTACAGCGACGCGGTCGTGGGCACGATCCTGCCGCTGTACTCGCCGAGCCTGTGGCGCCACCTGACCGACGCGCTGACCGAGCTGCGCGCCGGTCGCGGTGACACCATGCTTGCGCTGTCGGACCTCTACATGGGTCGAGATGCCGACGGCCACTACAACAATTCGACCGATGTCCGGGTCGCCGTCAACTGCGTCGACGAACCCCCGATCACCGATCGCGATGTCGTCATCGAGCAGGACCGCAAGCTCCGCGAGCTCGCGCCGTTCATGAGTTATGGCGAGTTCACCGGTAACGCCCCGATGGGAACCTGCTCGTTCTGGCCGGTGCCGCCGACGTCGGAACAGCACGAGCTGCGGGTGCAGAACATGCCGCCGACCCTGGTGGTGTCGACCACCAACGATCCGGCGACGCCGTACCAGGCCGGTGTCGACCTGGCCCGCCAGCTCGGCGGGACGCTGCTCACCTACGACGGCACCCAGCACACCGTGGTGTTCCAGGGCGACCGCTGCGTCGACGACATCTCCAGCAAGTACCTCGTCGATCTCCAGGTCCCGCCGGTAGGCACCCGCTGCTGA
- a CDS encoding wax ester/triacylglycerol synthase family O-acyltransferase encodes MQRLSGLDASFLYLETAAQPLHVCSILELDTSTMPGGYTFDRLRDELAMRVKAMPEFREKLADSRLNLDHPVWVEDPDFDVQRHLHRIGLPAPGGRAELSEICGHIASLPLDRSRPLWEMWVIENVAGTDAHDGGRLALLTKVHHAAVDGVTGANLMSTLCTTEPDAPPPDPVDGPGTATELEIAINGALRFVTRPLKLANVLPSTMSTVVDTARRATKGLTMAAPFAAPKTPFNANVTGHRNISFAEMDLADIKTVKDRFGVKVNDVVMALVSGVLRRYLLDRDELPESSLVAMIPVSVHDKSDRPGRNQVSGMFSSLHTNIADPVERLKAIAEANSVAKQHSSAIGATLLQDWTQFAAPAVFGIAMRVYARSKLSAAAPVHNLVVSNVPGPQVPLYLLGCEVNAMYPLGPIFHGSGLNITVMSLRGKLDVGIISCPELLPDLWEMADDFTVELADLLAAARA; translated from the coding sequence ATGCAACGACTCAGTGGGCTCGACGCCAGCTTCCTCTATCTGGAGACGGCCGCCCAGCCGTTGCACGTCTGTTCCATCCTCGAACTCGACACCTCCACGATGCCCGGCGGCTACACCTTCGACCGGTTGCGCGACGAACTCGCCATGCGGGTCAAGGCGATGCCCGAGTTCCGGGAGAAGCTCGCCGACAGCCGACTCAACCTCGACCACCCCGTGTGGGTCGAGGACCCCGACTTCGATGTGCAGCGCCACCTGCACCGAATCGGCCTGCCCGCACCCGGTGGTCGCGCCGAGTTGTCGGAGATCTGCGGTCACATCGCCTCCCTGCCGCTGGACCGTAGCCGTCCGCTGTGGGAGATGTGGGTCATCGAGAACGTGGCGGGCACCGACGCGCACGACGGCGGCCGGCTGGCGTTGTTGACCAAGGTTCACCACGCCGCGGTCGACGGTGTCACCGGTGCCAACCTGATGTCGACGTTGTGCACCACCGAGCCCGACGCGCCGCCGCCCGACCCGGTGGACGGCCCCGGCACGGCCACCGAACTGGAGATCGCGATCAACGGTGCCCTTCGGTTCGTCACCCGTCCGCTGAAGCTGGCGAACGTGCTGCCCTCGACGATGTCCACCGTCGTCGACACCGCACGGCGGGCCACGAAGGGGCTGACCATGGCGGCTCCGTTCGCGGCGCCGAAGACCCCGTTCAACGCGAATGTGACCGGACACCGCAACATCTCGTTCGCCGAGATGGACCTCGCCGATATCAAGACCGTCAAGGACCGCTTCGGGGTGAAGGTCAACGATGTGGTGATGGCGCTGGTCTCCGGCGTCCTGCGGCGGTATCTGCTCGACCGTGACGAGCTGCCGGAGTCCTCGTTGGTGGCCATGATCCCGGTTTCCGTGCACGACAAGTCCGACCGGCCCGGTCGCAATCAGGTCTCGGGCATGTTCTCCTCGCTGCACACCAACATCGCCGACCCTGTCGAGCGCCTCAAGGCCATCGCCGAGGCCAACTCGGTGGCCAAACAACACAGCTCGGCCATCGGGGCCACCCTGCTACAGGACTGGACGCAGTTCGCCGCCCCAGCGGTGTTCGGCATCGCCATGCGCGTCTACGCCCGCAGCAAGCTCTCGGCCGCGGCGCCGGTGCACAACCTGGTGGTCTCGAACGTGCCGGGACCGCAGGTCCCGCTGTACCTGCTGGGCTGTGAGGTCAACGCGATGTACCCACTGGGCCCGATCTTCCACGGCTCGGGGCTCAACATCACCGTGATGTCGCTGCGCGGCAAGCTCGATGTGGGCATCATCTCGTGTCCCGAACTGCTGCCCGACCTGTGGGAGATGGCCGACGACTTCACCGTCGAGTTGGCGGACCTGCTGGCCGCGGCGCGCGCCTGA
- the panB gene encoding 3-methyl-2-oxobutanoate hydroxymethyltransferase, whose product MSEQSVYGAGNTPVKVRTHHLQKWKAEGHKWSMLTAYDYSTARIFDDAGIPVLLVGDSAANVVYGYDTTVRVTIDELIPLVSAVVRGAQHALVVADLPFGSYERSVDQALETATRFMKETGAHAVKLEGGERVAAQIAALTQAGIPVIAHIGFTPQSVNGLGGYRVQGRGDNGDQTIHDAIAVAEAGAVAVVLEMVPAELATQITGKLTIPTIGIGAGPNCDAQVLVWQDMAGLTSGKTAKFVKRFAEIGTELGRAARQYADEVAGGVFPAEEHSY is encoded by the coding sequence ATGTCTGAGCAGTCCGTTTATGGTGCCGGCAATACGCCCGTGAAGGTTCGCACCCATCACCTGCAGAAGTGGAAGGCCGAGGGCCATAAGTGGTCCATGCTGACCGCATACGACTACTCCACCGCCCGGATCTTCGACGACGCGGGGATCCCAGTCCTCCTGGTCGGTGATTCCGCGGCGAACGTGGTGTACGGCTACGACACCACCGTTCGCGTCACCATCGACGAGCTGATCCCGTTGGTGAGCGCGGTCGTTCGCGGCGCGCAGCACGCGCTGGTGGTCGCCGACCTGCCCTTCGGCAGTTACGAGCGCAGCGTCGACCAGGCGCTGGAGACCGCGACCCGGTTCATGAAGGAGACCGGCGCGCACGCGGTGAAGCTGGAGGGCGGCGAGCGGGTGGCAGCGCAGATCGCGGCGCTGACGCAGGCAGGCATCCCGGTGATCGCGCATATCGGGTTCACCCCGCAGAGCGTCAACGGCCTCGGTGGGTACCGGGTGCAGGGGCGCGGCGACAACGGTGATCAGACCATCCACGATGCGATCGCGGTGGCCGAGGCCGGTGCGGTGGCCGTCGTGCTGGAGATGGTGCCCGCCGAGCTGGCCACCCAGATCACCGGCAAGCTGACCATCCCGACCATCGGTATCGGCGCCGGGCCGAACTGCGACGCCCAGGTGTTGGTGTGGCAGGACATGGCGGGGCTGACGTCGGGCAAGACCGCGAAGTTCGTCAAGCGGTTCGCCGAGATCGGCACCGAGCTGGGACGTGCGGCACGGCAGTACGCCGACGAGGTGGCCGGCGGCGTGTTCCCGGCCGAGGAGCACTCCTACTAG
- a CDS encoding enoyl-CoA hydratase/isomerase family protein — MTAFETLKFTRDGSVVTIVLDRPEAANGMNAEMTRELAAAATLCDTAETKVVTLTGAGRFFCAGGDLKAMAAADDPGAFVKGMADDLHRAMSTFARMDAVLITAVNGVAAGAGFSLGVSGDLVLAAESASFTMAYTKAGLSPDGGASYVLPRLIGLRRTQELMITNRVVKAADALDWGLVTTVVPDAELPDTLTELAEQIAAGARGSNSAVKQLLLSTYSSGYEAQLENEARHIATNASSADGREGVAAFVGKRAPAFG; from the coding sequence ATGACCGCTTTCGAGACGCTGAAGTTCACCAGGGACGGGTCCGTCGTCACCATCGTCCTGGACCGGCCCGAGGCAGCCAACGGCATGAACGCGGAGATGACGCGCGAGCTGGCCGCCGCCGCCACGCTTTGCGATACCGCGGAGACCAAGGTGGTCACCCTGACCGGCGCCGGCCGGTTCTTCTGCGCGGGCGGCGATCTGAAGGCGATGGCTGCCGCCGACGATCCGGGCGCCTTCGTCAAGGGCATGGCCGACGACCTGCACCGCGCCATGTCGACGTTCGCCAGAATGGATGCCGTCCTGATCACCGCGGTCAACGGGGTCGCCGCCGGAGCAGGTTTCTCCCTCGGCGTCTCCGGAGACCTCGTGCTGGCCGCCGAATCGGCATCGTTCACCATGGCGTACACCAAGGCCGGCTTGAGCCCGGACGGCGGAGCAAGTTACGTGCTGCCGCGGCTGATCGGCCTGCGCCGCACCCAGGAGCTGATGATCACCAACCGGGTCGTCAAGGCCGCCGACGCGCTGGACTGGGGATTGGTCACCACCGTCGTTCCCGACGCCGAGCTTCCCGACACGCTGACCGAGCTTGCCGAGCAGATCGCCGCGGGCGCGCGCGGCTCCAATTCGGCGGTCAAACAGCTGCTGCTCTCCACCTACTCGAGCGGATACGAGGCGCAGCTGGAAAACGAGGCGCGCCATATCGCCACGAACGCCTCCTCCGCCGATGGCAGAGAAGGCGTTGCGGCATTCGTGGGTAAACGGGCACCTGCCTTCGGCTGA
- a CDS encoding CYTH and CHAD domain-containing protein, which produces MPADKPKTSRHTEVERKFDVVESTVSPSFDGLALVSRVQHAPTQLLEAVYYDTPSHDLAANKITLRRRTGGTDEGWHVKLPAGPDARTEVRAPLADSVPEDIRDVVAAIVRDRPLSAVARITTNRTVSLLFGTDDSPLAEFCDDQVNAAALRPDSEPQTWREWELELIGAPRKAGDLLDRLSNRLLDAGAVPAGHGSKLARVLATGEPSPAAAVDASDPVRRAVAENVAELLVWDRAVRADAWDSVHQMRVTTRKIRSLLADESFGLPKDSWILDELKLLAGILGVARDAEVLAEKYEKAIDSLAPELVRGPVRARLVDGAKARYAGGWRRSLLAMRSERYFRLLDGLDELVAAPSETAKKSGSESAAASVSAAYKKVHKAAKAAAEAGTDESLHRIRKRAKRLRYTASAIGDTAVETKAKTIQSLLGDHQDSVVSRTHLLHEADAAHAAGEDTFTYGVLYQKEVEVALEAEAGIDEALVSLKKAVKK; this is translated from the coding sequence ATGCCTGCCGACAAACCAAAGACGTCGCGCCACACCGAGGTTGAGCGAAAGTTCGACGTCGTCGAGAGCACGGTCTCGCCATCATTCGACGGGCTGGCTTTGGTGTCGAGGGTTCAGCACGCGCCGACCCAACTGCTGGAAGCGGTGTATTACGACACACCGTCGCATGATCTGGCCGCCAACAAGATCACCCTGCGCCGCCGCACCGGGGGCACCGATGAGGGCTGGCATGTGAAATTGCCCGCCGGACCGGATGCGCGGACCGAGGTGCGGGCCCCATTGGCCGACTCGGTGCCCGAGGACATCCGTGATGTCGTCGCCGCGATCGTGCGGGACCGTCCGCTGTCGGCCGTTGCGCGCATCACCACCAACCGGACGGTCTCGCTGCTGTTCGGCACCGATGACTCGCCGCTGGCCGAGTTCTGCGATGACCAGGTCAACGCGGCGGCGTTACGACCCGACAGTGAGCCGCAGACCTGGCGGGAGTGGGAGCTGGAGCTGATCGGCGCGCCGCGCAAGGCCGGCGACCTACTGGACCGGCTGTCCAACCGACTGCTGGACGCGGGTGCGGTACCGGCCGGGCACGGGTCGAAGCTGGCGCGCGTGCTGGCCACCGGCGAGCCGTCGCCGGCCGCCGCGGTCGATGCATCCGATCCGGTGCGCCGGGCGGTGGCCGAGAACGTCGCCGAGCTGTTGGTGTGGGATCGGGCGGTGCGCGCCGACGCGTGGGATTCGGTGCACCAGATGCGCGTCACCACCCGCAAGATCCGCAGCCTGCTGGCCGACGAGTCGTTCGGGTTACCCAAGGATTCCTGGATCCTGGATGAGCTGAAGCTGCTGGCGGGCATCCTCGGGGTGGCCCGCGATGCCGAGGTGCTCGCGGAGAAGTACGAGAAGGCGATCGACTCGTTGGCCCCGGAGTTGGTGCGGGGCCCGGTGCGGGCCCGATTGGTCGACGGTGCCAAGGCCCGGTATGCGGGCGGGTGGCGCCGGTCGCTGCTGGCGATGCGCTCGGAGCGGTACTTCCGGTTGCTCGACGGTCTGGACGAGTTGGTGGCCGCGCCGTCGGAGACTGCCAAGAAGTCCGGGTCGGAGTCGGCCGCGGCGAGCGTCTCGGCGGCCTACAAGAAGGTGCACAAGGCGGCGAAGGCGGCCGCCGAGGCGGGTACCGACGAGTCATTACACCGGATTCGCAAGCGCGCCAAGCGACTTCGTTATACCGCGTCGGCAATCGGCGACACCGCGGTGGAGACCAAGGCCAAGACCATCCAGAGTCTGCTCGGTGACCACCAGGACAGCGTGGTGAGCCGGACCCACCTGTTGCACGAGGCCGATGCCGCGCACGCCGCCGGTGAGGACACCTTCACCTACGGGGTGCTGTATCAGAAGGAGGTCGAGGTGGCCCTGGAGGCCGAGGCCGGTATCGACGAGGCGTTGGTGTCGCTGAAGAAGGCCGTCAAGAAATAG
- a CDS encoding HNH endonuclease signature motif containing protein: protein MFEQSGLSGMSDEALIAAVTDATRAEATAAARRLALVAEVTARHCEDEDESSALKLIDGWALAKAEISAACTLGPRAASAQMRIAMALRDRLPRTAEVFAKGMISAKVIAAITWRTQLVTDDDALALIDAGIAGSAHQYGALSENALIAAVDFWVHKFDPIAVIRSKTAAKDRYIDFGDSDDPDGVVSFWGRMRATDATISDARLNDLAHGVCDGDPRTVAQRRADALAAVLAGADQLTCLCGDRDCVGSGKDPRAGAVTVYVLTGQEPDSGHGAKPASGPTPDGSGTQDPRTDKDETQPVAEPLAEEPAAHDGSAEPKPTAPAAPAASTQSSLGAGITLDGAIVPDHLLAELIATGAKVRPLNNTTELVSEARYRPSAKLAAYVRMTAMTCCFPGCGKPAQRCDLDHLTPWPAGATHPGNLRPLCREHHLLKTLKTGWTPKAHPDGTTEWTAPNGHTYTTMPLAPILLPHNTIDTPIPRARHITLIGERDREPDIPRRQRTRQHDRDYRINAERTRNAAELALENARGQPDF, encoded by the coding sequence ATGTTCGAACAGTCGGGGTTGTCGGGGATGAGCGATGAGGCGCTCATCGCCGCGGTCACCGACGCCACCCGTGCCGAAGCTACGGCGGCGGCCCGGCGGCTTGCGTTGGTGGCTGAGGTGACGGCCCGGCACTGTGAGGACGAGGACGAGTCCTCGGCGTTGAAGTTGATCGACGGATGGGCGCTGGCGAAGGCCGAGATCAGCGCGGCGTGCACTCTCGGGCCGCGCGCCGCGAGCGCGCAGATGCGCATCGCGATGGCCCTGCGTGACCGGTTGCCCCGCACCGCTGAGGTGTTCGCGAAGGGAATGATCTCGGCCAAGGTGATCGCGGCGATCACCTGGCGCACCCAACTCGTCACCGACGACGACGCATTGGCGTTGATCGATGCCGGGATCGCCGGCAGCGCCCACCAATACGGCGCGCTGTCGGAGAACGCACTGATCGCGGCGGTCGACTTCTGGGTCCACAAGTTCGACCCGATCGCGGTCATCCGATCCAAGACCGCGGCCAAAGACCGCTACATCGACTTCGGCGACAGCGATGATCCTGATGGGGTCGTGTCGTTCTGGGGACGGATGCGCGCCACCGACGCCACGATCAGCGATGCCCGCCTCAACGACCTCGCCCACGGTGTCTGTGATGGTGATCCGCGGACCGTGGCCCAACGCCGCGCCGACGCCCTCGCCGCCGTCCTGGCCGGAGCCGACCAGCTAACCTGCCTCTGCGGTGACCGCGACTGCGTGGGGTCGGGGAAAGACCCTCGGGCGGGTGCGGTGACCGTTTACGTGCTCACTGGACAAGAACCCGACAGCGGGCACGGAGCCAAGCCCGCCTCGGGGCCCACACCCGATGGCAGCGGTACGCAGGACCCGCGGACCGATAAGGACGAAACACAGCCGGTGGCCGAGCCGCTGGCCGAGGAGCCCGCCGCGCACGATGGCAGCGCCGAACCCAAGCCCACCGCACCCGCTGCCCCGGCCGCCAGCACTCAGTCGAGCCTGGGCGCCGGGATCACCCTGGACGGGGCGATCGTCCCCGACCACCTGCTCGCCGAACTCATCGCCACCGGTGCGAAAGTCCGCCCCCTGAACAACACGACCGAGCTGGTTTCCGAGGCTCGGTACCGACCGTCGGCGAAACTGGCCGCCTACGTCCGCATGACCGCGATGACGTGCTGCTTCCCCGGCTGCGGAAAGCCCGCCCAGCGCTGCGACCTCGACCACCTCACCCCGTGGCCGGCCGGAGCCACCCATCCGGGCAACCTGCGCCCGCTCTGCCGCGAACACCACCTACTCAAAACCCTGAAAACCGGCTGGACGCCCAAAGCACACCCCGACGGCACCACCGAATGGACCGCCCCGAACGGGCACACCTACACGACGATGCCGCTCGCACCGATCCTGCTCCCGCACAACACCATCGACACCCCGATCCCCAGGGCGCGACACATCACCCTGATCGGCGAGCGGGACCGCGAGCCCGACATCCCACGGCGCCAACGCACCCGACAACACGACCGCGACTACCGCATCAACGCCGAACGCACCCGCAACGCAGCAGAGCTCGCCCTCGAAAACGCCCGCGGACAACCGGACTTTTAG
- a CDS encoding bifunctional NAD(P)/FAD-dependent oxidoreductase/class I SAM-dependent methyltransferase — MAFWADVGKLDAMDNVWDCVVVGGGAAGLSGALVLGRARRATLVVDEGEQSNLAAHGIGGLLGQDGRPPAELYADGRRELEKYSSVQFRQGRVVGATAHDGHFVVELADGGRERARRILLATGMEYRPPQIAGLDALWGGSAFHCPFCHGWEMRDKPLAVLADGDRAVHMALMLRGWSDDIVLLTNGGTAPATEGIEVDDRVVTEFRSENGELTEIVFADGEPLARRGVLVAATLHQRSSLAAHLGVAFAPPTPVSADAIVVDQFQRTTVPGVFAAGDVSVQMPQVAAAVASGSMAATAVVQSLLADDVGLPVPPWPVPDTQQHWDQHYGQRDRIWSGRVNVRMSEIAAELTPGRALDLGCGEGADAMWLASRGWSVVATDVSDVALQRARQDAGELLSHIDFQHHDLEVSFPEGQFDLVSAQFLHSKLPMDRVRVLRRAAEAVAPGGVLLIVDHGDAPPWSNHQHVEFPSAEEVLAGLELGEDWERVRVEAVARDAVGPDGQPGHLTDNVMVLRRR, encoded by the coding sequence TTGGCATTCTGGGCTGATGTCGGCAAGCTCGATGCCATGGACAACGTGTGGGATTGTGTGGTCGTCGGCGGGGGAGCGGCGGGGTTGAGTGGGGCACTGGTGCTCGGCCGGGCTCGCCGCGCCACCCTGGTGGTGGACGAGGGTGAGCAGAGCAACCTGGCCGCCCACGGTATCGGTGGTCTGCTCGGCCAGGACGGGCGTCCGCCCGCCGAGCTCTACGCCGACGGTCGTCGTGAGCTGGAGAAGTACTCGAGCGTGCAGTTCCGGCAGGGACGTGTCGTCGGCGCGACTGCCCACGACGGACACTTCGTCGTCGAATTGGCCGACGGCGGCAGGGAACGCGCCCGTCGCATCCTGTTGGCGACCGGTATGGAGTACCGGCCGCCTCAGATCGCCGGATTGGACGCGCTGTGGGGTGGCTCCGCCTTCCACTGCCCGTTCTGTCACGGCTGGGAGATGCGCGATAAGCCGCTGGCGGTGCTTGCCGACGGTGATCGGGCAGTGCACATGGCGCTGATGCTGCGTGGTTGGAGTGACGATATCGTCCTGCTGACCAATGGCGGGACGGCGCCCGCCACCGAAGGCATCGAGGTGGACGACCGGGTGGTGACCGAATTCCGTTCGGAGAACGGCGAACTGACCGAAATCGTGTTCGCCGACGGTGAGCCGCTGGCCCGCCGCGGTGTGTTGGTGGCGGCGACGTTGCACCAGCGCTCGTCGCTGGCGGCGCACCTGGGGGTTGCGTTCGCGCCGCCCACGCCGGTGTCCGCCGATGCCATCGTGGTCGACCAGTTCCAACGCACCACCGTGCCCGGTGTATTCGCGGCGGGCGATGTCAGTGTGCAGATGCCCCAGGTGGCCGCGGCCGTGGCGAGCGGATCCATGGCGGCAACGGCCGTCGTGCAGAGCCTGCTCGCCGATGACGTCGGACTTCCCGTGCCACCGTGGCCGGTTCCGGATACCCAGCAGCATTGGGATCAGCATTACGGCCAGCGTGACCGGATCTGGAGCGGCCGGGTGAACGTCCGGATGTCCGAGATCGCCGCCGAACTCACACCAGGGCGCGCACTTGATCTGGGCTGCGGCGAGGGTGCCGATGCCATGTGGCTGGCCTCGCGCGGCTGGTCGGTGGTGGCCACCGACGTCTCGGATGTCGCACTGCAGCGCGCCCGCCAGGATGCGGGGGAACTCCTGAGCCACATCGATTTTCAGCATCACGATCTGGAAGTCAGCTTCCCCGAAGGGCAGTTCGACCTGGTATCGGCCCAGTTTCTGCATTCGAAGCTGCCGATGGACCGGGTCCGGGTGTTACGGCGGGCGGCCGAGGCGGTGGCGCCCGGTGGCGTGCTGCTGATCGTCGACCACGGTGACGCGCCGCCATGGTCGAACCACCAGCACGTCGAGTTCCCGTCGGCCGAGGAGGTGCTGGCCGGCCTGGAACTGGGGGAGGACTGGGAGCGGGTGCGCGTCGAGGCGGTGGCCCGCGACGCCGTGGGGCCGGACGGGCAACCGGGGCACCTGACCGACAATGTAATGGTGTTGCGCCGACGCTGA
- a CDS encoding helix-turn-helix domain-containing protein, translating into MEANSVDETVRRRLKDLRTRQGLTLQDVAGRANIDVSTLSRLESGKRRLALDHLPRLATALAVSTDELLREPESEDPRVRGSSHTRHGVTYWPLTREGAVGGRHTFKVRISTRRSTPPTELPTHEGQEWMYILSGRLRLVLGERDFIIKPGEAVQFSTWTPHWFGTVDGPVEAIMIFDVHGERLHLHSD; encoded by the coding sequence ATGGAGGCAAACAGCGTCGATGAGACGGTCCGCCGTCGGCTCAAGGATCTACGCACCCGACAGGGTTTGACCCTGCAGGATGTCGCAGGCCGCGCGAACATCGACGTCTCGACATTGAGCCGGCTGGAATCCGGCAAGCGCCGCCTCGCGCTGGATCACCTGCCACGGCTGGCCACGGCGCTGGCCGTCAGCACCGACGAACTGCTGCGCGAACCGGAATCGGAAGACCCGCGCGTCCGTGGCAGCTCGCACACCCGCCACGGCGTCACGTATTGGCCGCTGACCCGCGAGGGTGCCGTCGGCGGCAGACACACCTTCAAGGTGCGGATCAGCACCCGACGCAGCACGCCCCCCACCGAGCTGCCGACCCACGAGGGCCAGGAATGGATGTACATCCTCTCCGGCCGACTGCGACTGGTCCTTGGCGAACGCGACTTCATCATCAAACCCGGTGAGGCCGTGCAGTTCTCGACCTGGACGCCACACTGGTTCGGTACCGTGGACGGTCCGGTGGAGGCGATCATGATCTTCGACGTCCACGGTGAACGCCTGCACCTGCATTCGGATTGA